A single region of the Penaeus vannamei isolate JL-2024 chromosome 23, ASM4276789v1, whole genome shotgun sequence genome encodes:
- the LOC138866020 gene encoding uncharacterized protein, which yields MSTVKWRELWCQCQGNASAVPHQVLISQQMTRLHLEAQRHVLWYVGAVLVMYILGLVLIISKSGRSERQTATSALFFCCSSLASLVARRRPRGERRARAAQEASEDDDEGYQTPFSSKPSPRQPLMAVQERDEESCAATFV from the coding sequence ATGTCGACGGTGAAATGGCGCGAGCTgtggtgccagtgccaaggaaacGCGAGCGCCGTCCCACACCAAGTCCTCATCTCGCAGCAGATGACCCGCCTGCACCTGGAGGCCCAACGGCACGTGCTGTGGTACGTGGGCGCCGTGCTGGTCATGTACATCCTCGGGCTCGTCCTCATCATCAGCAAATCGGGTCGGTCCGAGAGACAGACGGCGACCTCCGctctcttcttctgctgctcGAGTCTGGCGTCGCTGGTGGCTCGCCGGCGACCCCGAGGCGagcggagggcgagggcggcgcaGGAGGCGAgtgaggacgacgacgaaggatACCAGACGCCCTTTTCCAGCAAGCCCTCGCCGCGTCAGCCCCTCATGGCCGTgcaggagagagacgaggagtccTGCGCTGCCACCTTCGTGTAG